The DNA region ACGGGCGGAAAGATCGAACTCATCCACGAAGACTGGGATTTTCTGCAGTTGCATGTGGCCCTCTATTTCCACAGCGAGATCAGTGGAATTCCCCTCAATATGGCGCCCAAGAAGACCATGCGAGGCATAGTCCAACGTCTGAAGGGTAAACAGGGCCGCTTCCGTGGTAATCTCTCTGGCAAACGTGTGGATTTCAGTGGACGCACTGTGATCTCACCGGATCCCAATCTGATGATCAATCAGGTGGGTGTTCCGGTGCGAGTTGCCCGCATCCTTACCTATCCGGAGCGTGTCAATCCGGCCAATATACGTCACATGAAGCAACTTGTTCGGAATGGTCCAAGTCTTCATCCGGGAGCCAATTACGTCCAGCAGCGTGGTTCCAGCTTCAAGAAGTATCTGGCCTATGGTAATCGCGAGAAGGTAGCCCAGGAACTGAAATGCGGCGATATAGTGGAACGGCATTTGCGGGACGATGACATTGTCCTGTTCAATCGCCAGCCCTCGCTCCACAAGATGTCCATTATGTGCCATCGAGCCAAGGTGCAGCCGCAGCGAACGTTCCGCTTCAATGAGTGTACCTGCACGCCGTACAATGCCGATTTCGATGGGGATGAGATGAATCTGCACTTGCCACAGACCGAGGAGGCCCGAGCCGAGGCCATTATTCTGATGGGCAATCAATCGAATCTGGTTACACCCAAGAATGGTGAGATTCTGATTGCCGCAACCCAGGACTTCATCACCGGTGGCTATTTGCTCACCCAGAAGGAGGTTTTCCTTACCAAAGAAGAGGCCATGCAATTGGCCGCCTGCTTTTTATCCAATGACGACTCTACCATGCGTATCCAAATGCCCCCACCGGCCATCCTGAAGCCCCGACGGCTTTGGACGGGCAAACAGATCTTTAGCCTGCTAATGCGTCCCAATAGCGACTCCCCCATACTCCTCAACATGGTCTGCAAGGGTCGCAACTATGCCGGCAATCTGGATCTCTGTAACAATGACTCATGTAGGTGGCATAAGAGAAACACTTCATTTCATTGAATAATCCTATCGAATCATCTCTCCCATTGCTTAGGGGTTCACATACGCAACTCGGAACTGATGTGCGGGGTAATGGACAAGGCCACCTTGGGATCGGGCACCAAACAATGCATCTTCTATTTACTTCTCCGTGATTTTGGCGAAGCATTTGCCACCAAGGCCATGTGGCGTTTAGCCAGGGTAAGTTGAAATTGGAATTGATTTTCCATGGATGGTTTACCCAATTGATAAGCCATCCATTCGATCATATTCACGTAGCTTTCTTATCTTATCTCTGTGGGCCCAAGGAAATTcgatttgtttgttggtttttgcaATATTTATTTACGAAAAGTCAAGGAAATTCCGGATTAACTCAGCGCTAGGCCAGTGGTGTCTGCGATGTACTCCAGGAACGAGGTGAGACGCACATAGCCCGATGGATAGCCGGCAGTGCACTGATCCTCGGCCACAAATGAATTGATACCAATCTGGACATAGCGGCTGGAACTCGAATCGTACATGATCAATGGACCACCCGAATCGCCGCTACAGGTGGACATTTTG from Drosophila willistoni isolate 14030-0811.24 chromosome XL unlocalized genomic scaffold, UCI_dwil_1.1 Seg141, whole genome shotgun sequence includes:
- the LOC6641340 gene encoding DNA-directed RNA polymerase III subunit RPC1 isoform X2, which translates into the protein MPKEQFRASALNKKISHVQFGVSGADQIQQESLVRIISKNLYQAQRQPVPYGVLDRRMGISTKDAVCETCGQGLNECIGHFGYMDLALPVFHIGHFRSTINILQMICKSCAHVMLKMEDRNIFEKKLHNPNFSYLGKKALHAQMLAKAKKVTKCPHCAAPNGGVKKGPGLLKILHDPYKGRKVDAIYKNTLEEMLRSTELNRDLNLTLSNYSTAEELTPLMVLDLFEQIPQKDVPLLGMCSRGAHPKHLIVTRVFVPPACIRPSVLSDVKAGTTEDDLTMKQSEILLINDVIQRHMATGGKIELIHEDWDFLQLHVALYFHSEISGIPLNMAPKKTMRGIVQRLKGKQGRFRGNLSGKRVDFSGRTVISPDPNLMINQVGVPVRVARILTYPERVNPANIRHMKQLVRNGPSLHPGANYVQQRGSSFKKYLAYGNREKVAQELKCGDIVERHLRDDDIVLFNRQPSLHKMSIMCHRAKVQPQRTFRFNECTCTPYNADFDGDEMNLHLPQTEEARAEAIILMGNQSNLVTPKNGEILIAATQDFITGGYLLTQKEVFLTKEEAMQLAACFLSNDDSTMRIQMPPPAILKPRRLWTGKQIFSLLMRPNSDSPILLNMVCKGRNYAGNLDLCNNDSWVHIRNSELMCGVMDKATLGSGTKQCIFYLLLRDFGEAFATKAMWRLARLSYLISVGPRKFDLFVGFCNIYLRKVKEIPD